A single genomic interval of Ictalurus furcatus strain D&B chromosome 20, Billie_1.0, whole genome shotgun sequence harbors:
- the col11a1b gene encoding collagen, type XI, alpha 1b yields the protein MDAQSWSTRKWLWHRGISTLFTVSVFLQTACVRAAEPVDVLKVLDFRSSPEGITKVQGLCPVRRGSKPDVAYRVDKKAQISAATKKLFPAGVFPEDFSILMTIKPKAGTQAFLLSVYDDKGLQQIGVEIGRTPIFLYEDQHGKPTPENYPLFRNINLSDGKWHRVAISVEKKSITMIVDCKKKISKPLDRSKKPVISTDGITVFGTRILDEEVFEVRTAFWVNLDVPLSTAAWVSIILCL from the exons ATGGATGCGCAGAGCTGGAGCACGCGAAAGTGGCTTTGGCATCGCGGTATATCGACTCTCTTCACAGTATCGGTGTTCCTGCAGACtgcgtgtgtgagagcag CTGAGCCAGTGGACGTGCTGAAGGTTTTGGACTTTCGCAGTTCTCCAGAGGGAATAACCAAAGTGCAGGGACTCTGTCCTGTCAGGAGAGGATCCAAACCCGATGTGGCGTACAGAGTGGACAAAAAGGCGCAGATCAGCGCTGCGACGAAAAAACTCTTCCCAG CTGGAGTATTTCCTGAAGATTTCTCCATCCTCATGACCATAAAGCCCAAAGCGGGAACTCAGGCCTTCCTCTTATCAGTGTATGATGATAAGGGACTGCAGCAGATCGGGGTGGAGATCGGACGCACTCCAATCTTCCTGTACGAAGATCAGCACGGAAAACCCACGCCGGAAAATTATCCGTTATTCCGAAACATTAACCTCTCTGATGGGAA GTGGCATCGTGTGGCGATCAGCGTGGAGAAGAAATCCATCACCATGATCGTCGactgtaaaaagaaaatctcAAAGCCTCTGGACAGAAGTAAAAAACCTGTAATCAGCACAGACGGCATCACGGTGTTCGGCACCAGGATCCTGGATGAGGAGGTGTTTGAGGTAAGAACAGCGTTCTGGGTAAATCTGGATGTTCCTCTGAGCACTGCAGCGTGGGTTTCCATCATCCTGTGTTTATGA